A single region of the Triticum dicoccoides isolate Atlit2015 ecotype Zavitan chromosome 2B, WEW_v2.0, whole genome shotgun sequence genome encodes:
- the LOC119364472 gene encoding endoplasmic reticulum-Golgi intermediate compartment protein 3-like — protein MDGLLSKLRSLDAYPKVNEDFYSRTLSGGAITLASSFIMLLLFVSELRLYLHAVTETTLRVDTSRGEKLRINFDITFPALQCSIISVDVMDISGQEHLDVKHDVFKQRIDAHGNVIATKQDAVGGMKVEKPLQHHGGRLEHNETYCGSCYGAQESPEQCCNSCEDVREAYRKKGWGVSNPDSIDQCKSEGFLQTIKDEEGEGCNIYGILEINKVAGNFHFAPGKSFQQSNVHVHDLLPFQKDSFNLSHKINKLSFGEPFPGVINPLDGAQWIQHSSYGMAQYFVKVVPTVYTHLNEQIILSNQFSVTEHSRSGDSGRVQALPGVFFFYDLSPIKVTFTERHVSFLHFLTNVCAIVGGVFTVSGIIDSFVYHGQRAITKKRELGKFT, from the exons ATGGACGGGCTCCTGTCCAAGCTCCGGAGCCTGGACGCGTACCCCAAGGTGAACGAGGACTTCTACAGCCGCACCCTCTCCGGCGGCGCCATCACGCTCGCCTCCTCCTTCATcatgctcctcctcttcgtctCCGAGCTCC GATTGTATCTTCATGCAGTTACAGAGACAACACTAAGGGTTGATACCTCAAGAGGAGAAAAACTTCGCATAAAT TTTGATATCACCTTTCCAGCCCTTCAGTGTTCTATAATTAGTGTTGATGTGATGGACATCAGTGGACAAGAGCACCTTGATGTG AAACATGATGTATTCAAGCAGCGAATCGATGCACACGGCAATGTTATTGCAACTAAGCAAGATGCAGTTGGTGGTATGAAG GTGGAAAAACCTTTACAACATCATGGTGGAAGGCTTGAACACAATGAGACCTATTGTGGCTCATGTTATGGTGCACAAGAA TCTCCTGAACAATGTTGTAACTCGTGTGAAGATGTCCGTGAAGCATACAGAAAAAAAGGTTGGGGCGTATCAAATCCAGATTCGATCGATCAG TGCAAAAGCGAGGGCTTCCTTCAAACAATAAAGGATGAAGAAGGTGAAGGCTGCAACATTTATGGCATTCTGGAAATTAATAAGGTTGCTGGGAATTTCCACTTTGCTCCAGGGAAAAGCTTCCAGCAGTCAAATGTTCATGTTCACGATCTGCTTCCATTCCAAAAGGATAGCTTCAAT CTCAGCCATAAGATAAATAAATTGAGTTTTGGAGAACCCTTTCCTGGTGTGATCAATCCCCTTGACGG GGCGCAATGGATCCAGCATTCATCGTATGGAATGGCTCAATACTTTGTTAAG GTTGTTCCCACTGTATACACTCACCTAAATGAGCAAATTATTCTCTCCAATCAG TTTTCTGTGACAGAACATTCCAGAAGTGGCGATAGTGGTCGGGTACAAGCTCTTCCTGGCGTGTTTTTCTTTTATGACCTTTCACCAATTAAG GTCACATTCACGGAGCGCCATGTGTCATTCTTACACTTCTTAACTAATGTATGCGCTATTGTTGGAG GTGTGTTCACTGTTTCTGGGATCATAGATTCGTTTGTCTACCATGGCCAGAGGGCAATCACTAAGAAGAGGGAACTCGGCAAATTCACCTGA